Below is a genomic region from Acidobacteriota bacterium.
CAACGGCCTGGTGACCAAGGATCCCCAGGGCAACCTCATCCCCGACCTGGCGGAATCCTGGGAAGTGCTGGACGGCGGCGCGCGCTATCGCTTTCATCTACGCCCGGGAGTGCGCTTCCACGACGGCAGCACCTTCGACGCCGCCGACGTGGTGTGGACCTTCGGCACCATCCTCGACGGCACGGTGAAGACCGCCAAGCGCGCCGCCTTCGCCCTGGTGGAAGAAGTGGTGGCGGTGGACGAGCTGACGGTGGACATGGTGCTGGCAGAGCCCTACGGCGCCCTGCTGGTGGACCTGACCCCGGCCCAGGGAGTAATTCCCGAGGGCATGACGCCGGAGGAGATGAACCGCCAGCCCATCGGCACCGGCCCCTTCCGGCTGGTGGAGCGGACGCCGGAGAAGGTGGTGTTGGAGCCCTTCCCGGAGCATTTCCGGGGCGCCCCGCACCTGCAGCGCCTGGTGCTCAAGGAAGTCCCGGACTCCACCGTCCGGGCGCTGGAGCTGCTCAACGGCTCGGTACAGCTGGTGGTCAACGATCTGGCGCCGGACGTCGTCCCCACCTTCCGCGACGACCCCGCCTATCAGGTGGTTTCCGCCCCCGGCGCCAACTACGCCTACCTGGGTCTCAACCTGCGAGATCCGGCCCTCTCCGATGTTCGGGTCCGCCGGGCCCTGGCCATGAGCATCGACCGCCAGCGGCTGGTAGACACCCTGTGGAACCACCTCGGCCTGGTCACCGAAACCATGCTGCCGCCGGGACTGTGGGCGCGCAACGAAGACTTGGAGCCCCTGCCCTACGATCCCGCCGCCGCCGCCCGGCTGCTGGAAGAAGCGGGCTACCCCGACCCCGACGGCGACGGCCCCGAGCCCCGGCTGCGGCTGGAGTACAAGACCTCCACCAACGAGCCTTACGTGCTCCAGGCGCAGGTGATCCAGAACATGGCGCAGGCCGCCGGCATCGAGATCGAGGTGCGCTCCTTCGAGTTCGCCACCTTTTACCGCGACGTCCAGCGGGGCAATTTCCAGATCTTCTCGCTGGTGCGCACCGGCGTCATCGACCCCAATATCTACCGCTTGGTGCTGCACTCTGAAGCGACGCCGCCCCAGGGCCAGAACCGCGGCTTCTACCGCAACCTCCGCTTCGACCGCCTCATCGACGAAGGCGCCCGCCGGGCGCTGCCGGAGGAGCGCCGGCCGTTCTATCTGGAAGCCCAGGAGATCGTCGCCGAGGAGCTTCCCTACATCAGCCTCTACACCAAGATCAATTTCGCCGTCATGCCCGCCGAGCTGGAAGGCTACGTCAACTACCCCAGCGGCGAGCTCTTCAGCCTGCGCACGGTTCGCTGGAAGCGCTGAGTAGCCCCCACCCCCGACGCTGGAGCGTCTCCCCGGAGCTCCCACGCCGAAGCGTGGGAGCGAGAGATTCAGCGAGAATTCTCACCTCCCCCTTGACAACGATTACATTCGTAGTCATTATGGCTACAGTTGTAATCGAAGCCCCCAAGACCCCCCGAGGAGACCTCTTGAGCACCGGTACCAACATCTCCGAATCCGAATGGGAAGTGATGAACGTTCTGTGGAGTGAGAGCCCGCTGACCTCTTCCCAAATCGCCGAGCGGCTGGAGCAGCCCACCGGGTGGAAACCTGCGACGGTGAAGACTCTGCTGGGGCGGCTGGTGAAGAAGGGCCAGCTGACCTACGAAGCCGACGGCAACCGCTACCTCTACCGCCCCCGGGTGTCCCGCACCGCCGCGGTGCAGGCGGAAAGCCACTCCTTCCTGGCGCGGGTCTTCCGCGGCGACGCCGCCTCCATGCTGTTGCATTTCGCCCGCAACGCCGAGCTGTCGGACACCGAGGCGGAGGAGCTCCGGCAGCTCCTCGACGCCGGGGAGGGTCACGGATGATTTCTCTCGACCTACTCCTGCCCCTTGCTCTCAAGGCCTCCCTCAAAGCGGCACTGATCGCGCTGGTGGTGGCGCTGGTGCTGCGGCTGCTGGGCCGGCACCTTTCCCCCGGCGTGCGCTACGGGCTGTGGCTGCTGGTGCCGGCACGGCTGGCGCTGCCGGTGGCGCCGGTGAGCGAGTGGAGCCTGTTCCGCGGCGAGGCCTTCGCCGGCCTCCAGACCGGCGGTCAGGCCGGCGGCTGGATTCCCGGCCTGGGTGACCTGCCGGAAGCCATCGGTGCCGTCGTCGCGGCATCTCCTGCCAGCGGCTGGAGCTTCGACGGCCGCCTGACCCTCCTCGCCCTCTGGGGCGCCGGGGCGCTGCTCCACCTGAGCTGGCTGGCGGTGGGCGAGGTGCGCCTGCACAGGCTGGTGGCGGCGGCCCCGGCCCTCGCGGACGAACGAGCTCTCCGCCTGCTGCGAGAATGCCGTCACCGCCTCGGAATCCGCCAGCAGGTCGAGCTGCGCAGCGTCGATGGGGGCTCGTCCTCCCAAGGACCGGGCATTTTCGGCTGGCTACGGCCCAAGGTCTTGCTGCCGCAGAGTTTGGTGCGGCATCTGGACGACGTCCAGCTGCGCCACTTGCTGCTCCACGAGCTCACCCATCTGCGCCGTCTTGACGGCCCCGTGCGCCGGCTGGCCTCGCTGCTGATGGCGCTCCACTGGTTCAACCCGGCGGCCCATTGGGCGCTGCGGCGGATGGCGGCGGAGTGCGAGCTGGCCTGCGACGCCCAGGTTCTAAAGCTCCTCGACGCCGGCGAACGGCGCGCTTACGGCCACACTTTGTTGAGCCTTTCGGTCCCCTCGTCCTACCCCACCGCTCTGCCCGCCTTCTCCCGCACGTCGAAGCGAGAATTGAAAAGGAGAATCACCATGATCGCCCGCTTCCAACCCCCGTCCCTGCGCTCCGCAGCGCTCGGTCTCACCATCTTCGCCGTCCTCGCCTTCGCCACCCTCACGGATCTGCCGGCCCAGGCGGGCACAGCTGAAAGCCCCGGCACGGACGCCGGCGCCGAGGACATAGAGAAGCAGAAGCAGACCATCGAGAACGTCCGCACCGTCGGCACCGCCATGTTCGCCTGGCTCACCGACCAAGACAACGCCCTCACCGAGGCGCAGGATCCGCCGGACGGCAAGCTGTCCTGGGCCCGATGCAAGGCCGTCACCGCCGAAGAGCTGGAGGAGCTCCTTGTCCCCGCCTACCTCCAGGAGTTACCCACCGAGGACGGCTGGGGGCATCCGCTGGAATACTGCATCGACGAGCAAGCAACCTACATGGTGATCGCCCTGCGTAGCCCCGGCCGCGACGGCACCTACGAGGACACCACCTACTCCATCGGGGCCTTCCTGCCCCCGGAGGTGGATCACGACGTGGTCTGGTCCGACGGCTTCTTCGTGCGCTGGCCCGGCAAGCCCGGGGGCTGAGCTCGCGACCGCCCAGCCCAAGCACAGACGACCCCGCCGGCCGACCCTCGTCAGGGCGGCCGGCGTTTCATTTTGCCGAAAGAAATACTGAGCTCAGCTCGCCAGCAGCTCGGCGGCGGCCTCCAGGCGGGCGGGGCTTTCCCGATGACCGCGGAGGAAGGTGTCGGCAGTGCTGAACCGCTTGCTCAGGTTCATGCCCTTGCGCAAAGCCGTGTAGGTCACCTTGCCACTGGCCAGCGCCGCCAGCAGCTCCAGGTAGGTGCGAGCCTTGCCCCGCACCCGGTAGCGCAGCTCCAGGGCGTGGCGCCACAGGCCGGCGTACTCGCGGTAGAACTCGTCCAGCGGCAGCTTGGTGGGCAGCACCGCGTGGGTGATGTCGAAGAGCTCCCAATCCTCCGTCACCACGGTGCTCTTGACGTCGTCCCATAGATCGGTGCCGGGGAGCGGGGTGAGCACCGAAAACCCACTGTTGTAGGCGCCGCGCTCGTCCACCCACTGGCGCAGGCGGGCGAAGTCGTCCCGATCCCAGCTCGGGTCGACGATGAAGTTGGGGGTGTAGCCGACCCCCAGCTCGCTGAGGATCTCCAGCGCCTGGTCGTTGTTGGCGGCGGTGTTGCTCTTATTCACCGAGTCCAGGCCGGCGTCGTCGATCTTCTCCAAGCCGAGGAAGATGGAGAGGTGGCCGCAATCCTTCCACTGCTTCACCAGGTCGGGGAATTTGCAGATGATGTCGGTGCGGGTCTGGACGGTGAAGAATTTGCGGATTCCGGACTTGCGGATGGCCTCCGCCATCTCGCGGCCGCGGCGCACGTTCATCCAGAAAATATCGTCGGTGATGAAGACATTCGGCGCCTCGATGGCGGCCAGCTCCTCCACCACCCGCCCTGGAGACTTCTCCCGGAAGCTGCTCTCGTGGAATTTCCACACCGAGCAGAAATTGCATTTGAACGGGCAACCCCGGGCGGTCTCCAGCAGCGCCAGGGGCTTGCGGAAGTTGATGTAGTACTCGCTGGCGTAGTGGCGGATCAGATGCCGCGCCGGCAGCGGGATGTCGTCCAGCGCCCGGCGATCCGGCGCGTGGCCGGTGGCCTCCTGGCCGTGCTCGGTGTTGAGCACCAGCCCGGGCACGTCGGTCAGCGGGGTCTTTTTCTCCAACGCCGTGACCAGCAACGGCATGATGTCTTCGCCGTCCCCCACCACGATGATGTCCAGCGCCGGATGCTCGAACCAGCTGGGATCCCGGGAGGCGTCGTGGCCGCCCAGGACGATAACCGCCTCCGGCAGCTCCTCCCGGACCCGCTGCGCCAGCCGCAGGGCCCGGAAGCGCTCGGTGGTGAAATTGCACTGCAGCCCCACCACCGCCGGCTGGAACCGCCGCACCTTGGCAAAGCCCTCGTCCAGATCCTCCAGCCGCAAATCGACGATCTGGCAGGCGTGATCCTCCACCTCCAGCGCCCCCGCCACGCACTCCAACCCCAGCGGCTCGACAAAGGTGATCATCTCGAGCCCGATGATGCCGCCCACCGGTGGTTTCAGGAAGCTGACGTGCATTGCGACCTCCAGTCCAGGGCCCCACGCTCCCCCTCCTCCCCCGAAAGCCCTGATTAGTTGCGAATCGAAATTCTAGCCTCTTGCTAACAGAGTGAAGAGAGGGGCGTCAAGGAGGACTCCCCAAATCAATGCGTTTGAGCTCCTCGAGCTCGCGCTCCAGGCGGGCGGCCCGGCGGGTGGAGCGTTCGAGGTCTTCTGCTTGGGCGGCCAGCCGGTGGCGCTGATCTTCGATCTGCTGCATCAGCTGCAGGCTCTTGGCCTCGCTGCGGGTCGCGGCGGCGCGGGCGGTCTCCAACTCGCCCCGAACCTGAGCCAGGTCCCGGCGGGTGCTCTCCAAGACCTCGCTACCCCGGGCCAGCCGGCGCTCCAGATCCCCGGTGTGACGATATTGGGCGAGCATGGCCCGGGCCGGCAGGGTGTACTCGCTGTGAGGGAATTGGGCCAACAGCCGGGAGAGGCACGAGACAGCCTGCTCCGAATCGTGTACCGGGCTGTCCTCCAGGGTGTAGAGCACTGCCAGGCGGAACAGCGAGCGAGCGTGCTGCGGTGCCGCCGGATCCTCCCGTACCGCCTCCCGGTAGGCTTCCTCTGCCGCCGCCAGCTCGCCCCGGTCGTAGAGAGAATCTGCCGGCGACCGGTTGCTCTGGAGGGAGCTGCAGGCCAGGAGCCCCGGCAGTGTCAGGAGCACCACGAGGACCGGGAGTGCGGGAAGGGCGATCCTCCCACTCGGGCTCGGGCTTGGACTCGAGTTCCGGCTTCGGCTCGGGCAGAAGATTAGATTTCGAAACAGCGGTGGCAGCAGGCGGCTCAACGTTCTTCGACTCGTGATGGTCATGGTCTCCCCTCGATCCCCGGGCGCTTTCCTGCCTTCCGAGGACCGGATCCCCCAGCAGCGGTGGGATCTCGGGAGGCCGGAGCCTCGGCTCCGGAGGCTCGCTCCCCATAAGACACCGGCGGCACCGCAACGCCCAGCACGTCGCGCGGCGCCGGCGGCAGCAGCACCCAAAAACAACTCCCACCGGACGGCGCGTCCAGCAAACCGACAGCGCCGTGATGGGCCTCGACAATCTCGCGGCAGATGGCCAGCCCCAACCCCACACCCCCGGCTCGCTGACCGCTCTCCACGCGATGAAACTTCTCGAACACCGCCCCCTTGAGCTCGTCCGCAACCCCCGGCCCCGTATCCATCACCGAGAGCAACACCACCGGACCTCCGGTGAGACCCAGCGTCCCATCGACTTCCAGCTGCTGGTCCAACAAGCTTCCGGGCAGAGCTTCGAATCGCCGCACGCCGACGGTGACGGTGCCGCCGGGAGGCGTGTACTTGAGCCCGTTGTCCACCAGATTCTCCAGCACCTGGATCAGCCGCCCGCGGTCGCATACGGCGAGGACGGGCTCCGCCGGCACGTCGGTGGTGAGCCGCAGCCGGCGCTCCCGAGCCCGGGCCTCGAACTCCCCCACCACCAGCGCCGCCAGGGCACCGACGTCGGCGACCTGGAAGTGGTAGGTCATGGCCCCGGCCTCCAGGCTCGATAGATCCAGCAGGTTGGAGAGCATGGAGGAGAGCCGCCGGCCGCTCTGCACGTTGAGATCGAGGAGCCGGCGCTGCTTCTCGGTCAGGGGGCCGGGAATCTCCTCCAGCAGCAGCTGATTGGTCTCGTGCATGGCCACCAGCGGATTCTTCAGCTCGTGGGAGACGTGGGCAACGAAGTCCTTCTTCAGCTGATCGAGCTTGCTCAGCCGCTCCACCATGGAATTGAACGCGGCGGCCAGACCCGAGAACTCGTCGTTGCGCTCCGCGTCCAGACGAAAGGTGAAACGGCCCTCGGCCACCGCCCGGGTGCCCTCGGTGAGCTGGTGCAGGGGCTCGCGGAT
It encodes:
- a CDS encoding radical SAM protein gives rise to the protein MHVSFLKPPVGGIIGLEMITFVEPLGLECVAGALEVEDHACQIVDLRLEDLDEGFAKVRRFQPAVVGLQCNFTTERFRALRLAQRVREELPEAVIVLGGHDASRDPSWFEHPALDIIVVGDGEDIMPLLVTALEKKTPLTDVPGLVLNTEHGQEATGHAPDRRALDDIPLPARHLIRHYASEYYINFRKPLALLETARGCPFKCNFCSVWKFHESSFREKSPGRVVEELAAIEAPNVFITDDIFWMNVRRGREMAEAIRKSGIRKFFTVQTRTDIICKFPDLVKQWKDCGHLSIFLGLEKIDDAGLDSVNKSNTAANNDQALEILSELGVGYTPNFIVDPSWDRDDFARLRQWVDERGAYNSGFSVLTPLPGTDLWDDVKSTVVTEDWELFDITHAVLPTKLPLDEFYREYAGLWRHALELRYRVRGKARTYLELLAALASGKVTYTALRKGMNLSKRFSTADTFLRGHRESPARLEAAAELLAS
- a CDS encoding BlaI/MecI/CopY family transcriptional regulator, whose translation is MSTGTNISESEWEVMNVLWSESPLTSSQIAERLEQPTGWKPATVKTLLGRLVKKGQLTYEADGNRYLYRPRVSRTAAVQAESHSFLARVFRGDAASMLLHFARNAELSDTEAEELRQLLDAGEGHG
- a CDS encoding M56 family metallopeptidase, which codes for MISLDLLLPLALKASLKAALIALVVALVLRLLGRHLSPGVRYGLWLLVPARLALPVAPVSEWSLFRGEAFAGLQTGGQAGGWIPGLGDLPEAIGAVVAASPASGWSFDGRLTLLALWGAGALLHLSWLAVGEVRLHRLVAAAPALADERALRLLRECRHRLGIRQQVELRSVDGGSSSQGPGIFGWLRPKVLLPQSLVRHLDDVQLRHLLLHELTHLRRLDGPVRRLASLLMALHWFNPAAHWALRRMAAECELACDAQVLKLLDAGERRAYGHTLLSLSVPSSYPTALPAFSRTSKRELKRRITMIARFQPPSLRSAALGLTIFAVLAFATLTDLPAQAGTAESPGTDAGAEDIEKQKQTIENVRTVGTAMFAWLTDQDNALTEAQDPPDGKLSWARCKAVTAEELEELLVPAYLQELPTEDGWGHPLEYCIDEQATYMVIALRSPGRDGTYEDTTYSIGAFLPPEVDHDVVWSDGFFVRWPGKPGG
- a CDS encoding ABC transporter substrate-binding protein, with amino-acid sequence NGLVTKDPQGNLIPDLAESWEVLDGGARYRFHLRPGVRFHDGSTFDAADVVWTFGTILDGTVKTAKRAAFALVEEVVAVDELTVDMVLAEPYGALLVDLTPAQGVIPEGMTPEEMNRQPIGTGPFRLVERTPEKVVLEPFPEHFRGAPHLQRLVLKEVPDSTVRALELLNGSVQLVVNDLAPDVVPTFRDDPAYQVVSAPGANYAYLGLNLRDPALSDVRVRRALAMSIDRQRLVDTLWNHLGLVTETMLPPGLWARNEDLEPLPYDPAAAARLLEEAGYPDPDGDGPEPRLRLEYKTSTNEPYVLQAQVIQNMAQAAGIEIEVRSFEFATFYRDVQRGNFQIFSLVRTGVIDPNIYRLVLHSEATPPQGQNRGFYRNLRFDRLIDEGARRALPEERRPFYLEAQEIVAEELPYISLYTKINFAVMPAELEGYVNYPSGELFSLRTVRWKR
- a CDS encoding ATP-binding protein, which produces MRVSSKIGLGSAVLLVLLIGVLIYQVGLVRRTVFTGREVFANQLQSFELLVDQARLVGEVENSALKLVRLSDPGYADKLAGLKTEAETGLKELQGLDLSDQEREEAAHLALLWGELWRLLLVEAPPAEDILGAGSAREAEISETLREVERQVRQLVRTNQAEVAQQSGRLERRRREAERISLGVVVVSTLLILLIVYLTVRSIREPLHQLTEGTRAVAEGRFTFRLDAERNDEFSGLAAAFNSMVERLSKLDQLKKDFVAHVSHELKNPLVAMHETNQLLLEEIPGPLTEKQRRLLDLNVQSGRRLSSMLSNLLDLSSLEAGAMTYHFQVADVGALAALVVGEFEARARERRLRLTTDVPAEPVLAVCDRGRLIQVLENLVDNGLKYTPPGGTVTVGVRRFEALPGSLLDQQLEVDGTLGLTGGPVVLLSVMDTGPGVADELKGAVFEKFHRVESGQRAGGVGLGLAICREIVEAHHGAVGLLDAPSGGSCFWVLLPPAPRDVLGVAVPPVSYGERASGAEAPASRDPTAAGGSGPRKAGKRPGIEGRP